One segment of Yersinia kristensenii DNA contains the following:
- the flk gene encoding flagella biosynthesis regulator Flk → MQPLNGPSVPIASGSNVAPTKLPSPGQVEDRALTPAQRTTLEKLIVRIIALSPIKSAEIWASLRHDLSLSSTSDLLARHFQPAEQLLQTRLSQAQENHANHQLRQQLTELLPQGNNRQAVSDFIRQQFGHTVLSQLSHAELQQVLVLLQSGTLNIPQPQLTTITDRPLLPAEHQHIQSLVAKLSAATGEQPAKIWQALFDMVGVKSHDPLPARHFQILSQFLQAKVALSQQTAPTLINLQTALKQPADAQEQQLLIDYSLNRFQASPTTPLTQAQLNDIINVLFTARLDRANAAQRLAEDQKTLQPLINPLIAALPQSLQPLLQKPSLAFVALIIVMAFLLAIFI, encoded by the coding sequence ATGCAACCTTTGAACGGCCCAAGTGTTCCTATTGCGAGTGGCAGCAATGTCGCACCGACTAAACTACCCTCTCCGGGCCAAGTGGAAGATAGGGCACTAACCCCGGCACAGCGCACCACGCTGGAAAAACTGATTGTGCGGATCATCGCGCTCAGCCCAATAAAATCTGCCGAGATTTGGGCGAGCTTGCGTCACGATTTATCCCTTAGCAGCACCAGCGATTTACTGGCTCGCCACTTCCAACCGGCAGAGCAATTGCTGCAAACCCGCTTGTCGCAAGCTCAGGAAAACCACGCCAATCACCAATTGCGCCAGCAACTCACCGAATTACTGCCCCAAGGTAATAATCGCCAGGCAGTGAGTGATTTTATCCGCCAGCAATTTGGTCATACGGTGTTGAGTCAGTTAAGCCATGCGGAGCTGCAACAGGTCTTGGTATTACTGCAATCCGGCACGCTGAATATTCCACAACCTCAGTTAACAACCATAACTGACAGGCCATTGTTACCCGCGGAGCATCAACATATTCAATCATTGGTGGCGAAACTCAGTGCGGCAACGGGCGAACAACCAGCCAAAATTTGGCAAGCACTATTTGATATGGTGGGAGTGAAAAGTCATGACCCGCTACCCGCTCGTCATTTTCAGATACTCAGCCAATTTTTACAGGCCAAAGTGGCCCTCAGCCAGCAAACGGCCCCGACATTAATTAATCTACAAACTGCACTCAAGCAACCCGCCGATGCGCAGGAGCAGCAGCTATTGATTGATTATAGTCTGAATCGCTTCCAGGCCAGCCCCACCACACCGCTGACCCAAGCGCAGTTAAACGACATTATTAATGTTCTGTTTACCGCCCGATTAGACCGCGCTAATGCCGCCCAGCGTTTGGCCGAAGATCAAAAAACCCTTCAGCCGTTGATTAACCCGCTGATTGCCGCCCTGCCGCAGTCCTTACAACCTTTATTACAGAAGCCATCACTGGCCTTTGTCGCGCTGATTATTGTTATGGCCTTTTTACTGGCTATCTTTATTTAA
- a CDS encoding SLC13 family permease produces the protein MTLFATTHHAVKTVFRPFLQDRLLHVLLILGIGLTALMPTKISAFPQFIDWTTIATLLGLMLLTKGVEVSGYFDFIGRKIINTLQTERHLALFLVLSAAILSSFLTNDVALFIIIPLILTLKKISSLPVSRLIIFSALAVNAGSLLTPIGNPQNILLWSRSALSFIGFTRQMAPLAAIILLTLLAVTWWRFPARKINKQASSPVYPYQSRLLLSCLALYVIFIICVDFGRAGYGLLAVFAGLLLLARRVLLAIDWSLILVFMAMFIDVRLLTELPGLQSLFSEIKTLSAAMAYILGIGLSQVISNVPATILLLNYLPSSALVAYAVNIGGFGFALGSMANLIALRMAGEPAIWLKFHAYSLPFLFWSAFVGWLLLVL, from the coding sequence ATGACATTATTCGCTACCACCCATCATGCAGTAAAAACAGTATTCAGGCCTTTTTTGCAAGACCGCCTGCTGCATGTTCTATTGATTTTAGGTATCGGCCTCACTGCATTGATGCCAACAAAGATCTCGGCCTTCCCACAGTTTATTGACTGGACTACCATTGCTACTTTATTAGGATTAATGCTACTGACGAAAGGCGTCGAGGTGAGCGGTTACTTCGATTTTATTGGTCGGAAGATTATTAACACATTACAGACAGAGCGGCATCTGGCGCTGTTTTTAGTCTTGTCAGCTGCAATATTGTCCTCATTTCTAACGAATGATGTGGCTCTTTTTATTATTATCCCGCTGATTTTAACACTGAAAAAGATATCTTCTTTACCGGTTTCCCGCCTGATCATTTTTTCTGCGCTGGCGGTGAATGCGGGCTCGCTATTAACGCCAATCGGCAACCCACAAAATATTCTGTTATGGAGCCGTTCTGCGCTGTCGTTTATTGGTTTTACTCGTCAGATGGCCCCGCTGGCAGCAATTATTTTATTGACGTTACTGGCAGTGACTTGGTGGCGTTTCCCTGCACGCAAGATCAACAAACAAGCTTCCAGCCCCGTTTATCCTTACCAATCTCGACTGTTACTGAGTTGTTTGGCGCTATATGTCATTTTTATTATCTGTGTGGATTTCGGCCGGGCGGGTTACGGGCTATTAGCTGTTTTTGCTGGGTTATTATTACTGGCACGGCGAGTTTTACTGGCCATAGATTGGAGCTTGATCCTGGTCTTTATGGCAATGTTTATTGATGTGCGCTTATTGACTGAATTACCTGGCTTGCAGTCACTTTTTAGTGAAATCAAAACTTTGTCGGCAGCTATGGCTTATATATTGGGCATTGGTTTATCCCAGGTTATCAGTAATGTTCCTGCGACCATTTTATTGCTTAATTATCTGCCCTCCAGTGCACTGGTAGCCTACGCGGTTAATATTGGCGGCTTTGGTTTTGCATTGGGCTCTATGGCTAATTTAATTGCACTGAGAATGGCGGGTGAACCGGCTATCTGGTTAAAATTCCATGCTTATTCGCTGCCATTCTTATTCTGGAGTGCGTTTGTTGGCTGGTTGCTATTAGTACTCTGA
- the agp gene encoding bifunctional glucose-1-phosphatase/inositol phosphatase codes for MIKVKTAYTLTLLAILLPASTHIMAQEKSDNYKLEQILVMSRHGIRAPLVNYGDMLSSATPDKWPTWTTPGGYLTPKGAELEAMMGGYFREWLADTKLLKSTGCPAPTTVFTYANSLPRTIGTAQHFLFGAFPGCNVPVTHQKEIGKMDPVFNPIITLDITPEFKEKALASINQHAGPGGVEGLNKRLQPNYDLLSKVLDYKNSPACLVDKKCDWSTQPTEIVLVQNKEPGITGPLRLGTGASDAFMLQYYEGFPVKDVAWGRIQSSEEWRKLIDIKNLYHETLFGSPAIADNAAEKLVGFISSALDPVGEKTPNELAAQKAKLAVLVGHDSNIASLLAALKTKEYQLPDQYEKTPISGKVVFERWKDIKQNKELMKIEYIYLSTEQIRNKTPLSLQAPPKRVTLEIEGCPIDAKGFCSMDDFRKAVKQNTQI; via the coding sequence ATGATAAAAGTAAAAACGGCGTATACCCTGACCTTATTGGCAATACTCCTACCTGCTTCAACCCATATTATGGCTCAAGAGAAAAGCGATAATTATAAGCTTGAACAGATTTTGGTGATGAGCCGCCATGGTATACGAGCCCCTCTGGTGAATTATGGCGATATGCTTTCCAGTGCAACACCAGATAAATGGCCCACATGGACGACACCCGGCGGTTATCTGACGCCAAAAGGCGCAGAGCTTGAGGCGATGATGGGGGGATATTTCCGCGAGTGGCTGGCAGATACTAAATTATTAAAATCAACCGGATGCCCAGCACCCACCACGGTATTTACCTACGCCAATAGTTTGCCAAGAACGATTGGAACTGCACAACATTTCTTATTTGGTGCTTTCCCCGGTTGTAATGTTCCCGTTACTCACCAAAAAGAAATTGGTAAAATGGACCCGGTATTTAATCCAATTATTACCTTGGACATTACCCCAGAGTTTAAAGAAAAAGCGCTGGCTTCTATTAATCAACATGCCGGGCCAGGCGGAGTTGAGGGCTTAAATAAGCGCTTACAGCCTAATTATGATTTGTTGTCCAAAGTTTTAGATTATAAAAACTCACCTGCGTGCTTGGTAGATAAGAAATGTGATTGGAGCACGCAACCGACAGAGATTGTATTAGTGCAAAATAAAGAACCGGGCATTACCGGCCCATTGAGATTGGGTACCGGTGCATCGGATGCTTTCATGCTGCAATATTATGAAGGTTTCCCCGTCAAAGATGTTGCATGGGGGCGTATCCAGTCATCAGAAGAGTGGCGCAAATTAATCGATATTAAAAACCTCTACCATGAAACCTTATTTGGTTCACCGGCTATAGCAGATAATGCCGCCGAGAAGTTGGTCGGTTTTATCAGTTCAGCCCTTGATCCGGTGGGTGAGAAAACGCCAAATGAATTAGCGGCACAAAAAGCCAAATTGGCGGTATTGGTCGGGCATGACTCTAATATTGCATCATTATTGGCCGCACTCAAAACCAAAGAATATCAACTGCCAGATCAGTATGAGAAAACGCCCATCAGCGGCAAGGTGGTATTTGAACGCTGGAAAGACATTAAACAAAACAAAGAGTTGATGAAGATTGAGTATATCTATTTATCAACCGAGCAAATCCGTAATAAAACACCGCTGTCACTCCAAGCTCCGCCCAAACGCGTCACACTGGAAATTGAAGGTTGTCCGATTGATGCTAAAGGATTCTGTTCTATGGATGATTTTAGAAAGGCAGTAAAACAAAATACTCAAATCTAG
- a CDS encoding LacI family DNA-binding transcriptional regulator has protein sequence MSTINDVSRLAGVSKATVSRVLSGSRGVKEASRLAVLKAVDELNYRPNVIAQSLLSQSTGCIGVICAQENINQTTGYLYALEKHLSQHQKHLLLRFANNKSEVMQALDELTCGLCDDVLIIGARFPLNLADESIILVDCMDVDATNNIHFDHAFAAETACNYLIKQGRRKIALINPDTSGYVDEVLLGYKRALENNFLPFNRDLIFMDSSSSSVALQVLLNSSATLNFNALLVADEREAQSVIPQLQAFNKSVPDDIMVFSLAGSLHYPGVPTIPAIEYSMDAMAAKIVTWLNEKTKSVLGSYALRGDLIIPDMPARK, from the coding sequence ATGTCTACAATCAACGATGTATCACGTTTGGCTGGGGTTTCTAAAGCCACAGTATCACGGGTGTTGAGTGGTTCACGTGGCGTTAAGGAAGCTAGCCGCCTGGCCGTTTTAAAAGCGGTCGATGAACTCAATTATCGGCCAAATGTTATCGCGCAATCATTATTAAGTCAGTCAACTGGCTGTATTGGTGTTATCTGTGCGCAGGAAAACATAAACCAAACCACAGGTTATCTGTATGCACTTGAAAAACATCTAAGTCAGCATCAAAAGCATTTGCTGTTGCGTTTTGCCAATAACAAATCTGAAGTTATGCAGGCACTGGATGAGTTGACCTGCGGTTTGTGTGATGACGTGTTGATCATTGGTGCCCGTTTCCCGCTTAATCTCGCGGATGAAAGTATCATTCTGGTCGATTGTATGGATGTCGATGCCACTAATAATATCCATTTTGATCATGCTTTTGCCGCAGAAACCGCCTGTAATTATTTAATAAAACAGGGCAGAAGAAAAATTGCCTTAATAAATCCGGATACCAGCGGGTATGTAGACGAGGTGCTATTAGGTTATAAACGAGCACTGGAAAATAACTTTTTACCCTTCAATCGTGACCTGATTTTTATGGATTCATCCTCTTCATCGGTTGCGTTACAAGTGCTGCTTAATAGCAGTGCGACACTCAATTTTAATGCTTTATTAGTCGCTGATGAGCGGGAAGCGCAAAGTGTTATTCCACAGCTTCAGGCGTTTAATAAATCCGTTCCTGATGACATCATGGTATTTAGCCTGGCCGGATCGTTACATTATCCGGGGGTTCCCACCATTCCTGCGATTGAATATTCTATGGATGCGATGGCGGCGAAAATAGTGACATGGCTTAATGAGAAAACCAAAAGCGTGCTGGGTTCCTATGCATTACGTGGGGATTTAATTATTCCAGATATGCCTGCCAGGAAATGA
- a CDS encoding PTS sugar transporter subunit IIB, with amino-acid sequence MFKIMLCCSAGMSTSMLVKKMRVVADERGIPVEIDAFGVSEFDTQFPRYQVVLLGPQVKYMLGMLSEKAAAHGIPVQPIDMMDYGMQRGDKVLDYALSLINATH; translated from the coding sequence ATGTTCAAGATTATGTTGTGTTGCTCTGCCGGGATGTCCACCAGCATGTTAGTTAAGAAAATGCGGGTCGTTGCCGATGAAAGAGGGATTCCTGTCGAGATTGATGCTTTTGGCGTATCTGAATTTGATACTCAGTTTCCGCGCTATCAGGTCGTACTCCTCGGGCCGCAAGTGAAATACATGTTAGGTATGCTCTCAGAAAAGGCCGCTGCTCACGGTATTCCTGTTCAGCCCATCGATATGATGGATTACGGAATGCAGCGTGGCGATAAAGTCCTGGACTATGCACTGTCGCTCATTAACGCGACCCACTAA